ACAAATAAAAGAAGGGTATCTGATACATCAAAATTATTCTTACAAAGTTAAAAAGAAATAAATTTAAAGGTATTGACAATATACCCTAATGGGTATAATATAAACGTTGTAAGACATTCCTTTTTTTATTAGTAAAGGAGACAGCATATGATAGTTGCTATAATAATGAGTGCCATTATTGTTGCTCTTTTTAAAAGACATTTTCCCGTTTTTAGGGTTGAAAATATAACTAATCACGTTGATATGGGAACATCAATAGTCGTAGATGTAAGAGATTATATTGAGTCTCATAACAGCCCAATAGAAAGAGCCATCAATGTTCCAGTGGCATACCTTAATAGGTTTTATTCAGAAATCCCAAAAAGTGACTTGATTGTAGTGGCATCAAAC
This genomic interval from Metabacillus schmidteae contains the following:
- a CDS encoding rhodanese-like domain-containing protein — encoded protein: MIVAIIMSAIIVALFKRHFPVFRVENITNHVDMGTSIVVDVRDYIESHNSPIERAINVPVAYLNRFYSEIPKSDLIVVASNRLERNLAIRFLRKRDFKVVGYLITNQTQTVLKENQLNKESYC